In the genome of Candidatus Hydrogenedentota bacterium, one region contains:
- a CDS encoding transketolase C-terminal domain-containing protein: MAVKETSRVVVITGNEAMAIGARLCRVQVVAAYPITPQSPVTEALSHYVESGQLAAEYVTVESEHSALSVCIGASTVGARAFTATSANGLAYMCEQIHWVAGARLPIVMGCVNRAMAAPWNVLNDQQDSMSQRDAGWIQIFARNNQEIIDTVIQAYRIAESVYVPVMVCYDGYLLSHTVMPVEVPDQADVDRFLPPYKPHTILDPADPRNLNQVTLADPRMNAEGTLCHGYLELRYLLQEALEKAPETIVSVGEEYERMFGRNWGGMTWDYRAEDADVLLVAAGSLASEATVAVDALRAEGVAAGVLGIRVYRPFPRQAVVEKCRCAKLAVVFDKSLSYGYEGPIAADLKAALYGSESTPAVQSCICGLGGRDVKAPELAEAARDAMHDQTTGLVGQGLRWINCRI, from the coding sequence GTGGCAGTCAAGGAAACATCGCGGGTGGTGGTCATCACCGGCAACGAGGCCATGGCCATCGGCGCGCGGCTGTGCCGGGTTCAGGTCGTGGCGGCCTATCCCATTACGCCGCAGTCGCCGGTCACCGAGGCCTTGTCCCATTATGTCGAATCGGGCCAACTGGCCGCAGAGTATGTGACCGTCGAAAGCGAGCACAGCGCGCTGTCGGTGTGCATCGGCGCTTCGACGGTGGGCGCGCGGGCCTTCACGGCGACGAGCGCCAACGGCCTCGCCTACATGTGCGAGCAAATCCACTGGGTGGCGGGCGCCCGGCTGCCGATCGTCATGGGATGCGTGAACCGCGCCATGGCGGCCCCGTGGAACGTGTTGAACGACCAGCAGGACTCGATGTCGCAACGTGACGCGGGCTGGATTCAGATTTTCGCGCGCAACAACCAAGAAATCATTGACACGGTAATTCAGGCGTACCGCATCGCGGAATCGGTGTATGTGCCGGTCATGGTGTGTTACGACGGGTACCTGCTGTCGCATACGGTGATGCCGGTCGAAGTGCCTGATCAGGCCGATGTGGACCGGTTCCTGCCGCCGTACAAGCCGCATACCATCCTCGATCCGGCGGACCCGCGCAACCTGAACCAGGTGACGCTGGCCGATCCGCGCATGAACGCCGAAGGCACGCTCTGCCACGGCTATCTGGAACTGCGTTACCTCTTGCAGGAAGCGCTCGAAAAGGCGCCCGAAACCATTGTATCGGTCGGCGAAGAATACGAGCGGATGTTCGGCCGGAACTGGGGCGGAATGACGTGGGACTACCGCGCCGAAGACGCCGATGTGTTGCTGGTCGCGGCGGGCAGTCTGGCCAGCGAGGCGACGGTCGCGGTGGATGCATTGCGCGCGGAAGGCGTCGCGGCGGGCGTGCTGGGCATTCGTGTGTACCGGCCGTTTCCGCGCCAAGCCGTTGTCGAAAAATGCCGCTGCGCCAAACTTGCGGTGGTTTTCGACAAAAGCCTCAGTTATGGATACGAAGGGCCGATTGCCGCCGATTTGAAGGCGGCGCTCTATGGCAGCGAGTCAACGCCCGCCGTTCAGAGTTGTATATGCGGACTGGGCGGACGCGACGTGAAAGCCCCGGAACTTGCGGAAGCCGCGCGCGATGCAATGCACGATCAGACGACGGGCCTTGTTGGTCAAGGACTGCGCTGGATCAACTGCCGGATATAG
- a CDS encoding 4Fe-4S binding protein: MGTRECEHTSAMATPSFGEAGRTGDWRTQRPVVDNTKCIPAKNNRPGCFSCWMYCPEAVIKRTIPIEIDLEYCKGCGICAEECVSGAISMVPETGSDAPTTRE, from the coding sequence ATGGGAACGCGTGAGTGCGAACACACGTCGGCCATGGCGACGCCGAGTTTCGGCGAGGCCGGCCGCACGGGCGACTGGCGGACGCAGCGGCCGGTCGTGGACAACACCAAGTGCATCCCCGCCAAGAACAATCGTCCCGGTTGTTTCAGTTGCTGGATGTATTGCCCGGAAGCGGTAATCAAACGGACGATTCCGATCGAAATCGATCTGGAATATTGCAAAGGATGTGGCATTTGCGCCGAGGAGTGCGTGTCGGGGGCCATTTCCATGGTTCCCGAAACCGGTTCCGACGCGCCAACGACGCGGGAGTAG
- a CDS encoding 2-oxoacid:acceptor oxidoreductase family protein, which yields MCEIRWHGRGGQGAISSAQLLAQAAYYGGFRGVTSAPTFGAERRGAPVTASTRLSLEPLRFFSQIVNPDIVIVLDDSLMECANATAGLRPRGWLIVNTTRSPGEWGLNGFRVATADATRIAIENDLEVAGSVIVNTAMLGAFARATRLVTLDNIREAIGHKFAPTLAKKNFEAVRMTYEQTRVDEHGNA from the coding sequence CTGTGTGAGATTCGTTGGCATGGACGCGGGGGGCAAGGGGCGATTTCGTCGGCCCAGCTTCTGGCGCAGGCCGCCTACTATGGCGGATTTCGCGGCGTGACCTCCGCCCCGACCTTTGGCGCCGAACGGAGGGGCGCGCCGGTTACGGCCTCGACGCGGCTGTCGCTGGAGCCGTTGCGTTTCTTTTCCCAGATTGTAAATCCCGATATTGTAATCGTGTTGGATGATTCGTTGATGGAATGCGCCAACGCCACGGCCGGGCTTCGCCCGCGGGGTTGGCTGATTGTCAACACGACCAGAAGCCCCGGAGAATGGGGACTGAACGGGTTCAGGGTCGCGACGGCCGACGCGACGCGTATCGCCATCGAAAACGACTTGGAAGTGGCGGGTTCGGTCATTGTCAACACGGCGATGCTGGGCGCGTTTGCCCGGGCCACCCGGCTGGTGACCCTGGACAATATCCGCGAGGCCATCGGGCACAAATTCGCGCCGACCCTTGCCAAGAAAAATTTCGAGGCGGTGCGCATGACGTATGAGCAAACAAGGGTGGATGAACATGGGAACGCGTGA
- a CDS encoding HesA/MoeB/ThiF family protein encodes MSLSDQQRARYARNILVPGFGEAGQERCFHARVLIAGLGGLGSPAAYYLAAAGVGTLGLLDFDVVDVSNLQRQILHTTDRIGASKVDSAAAALSALNPDLRIERIYERLTAENAQDILRPYDVVIEASDNFAAKFIVNDACVALRKPFTTAGVSEWGGQMMFVCPGLTACLRCAVPEEPPAPPAPFGILGAVPGIFGGIEALEALRYLAGQWAPRSDGAALLHTLDGTVMRFRTLPLPPRDECPCRDAANKT; translated from the coding sequence ATGAGTCTTTCGGACCAACAACGGGCGCGGTATGCGCGCAATATTCTGGTTCCCGGTTTTGGGGAAGCCGGCCAGGAGCGATGTTTCCACGCCCGTGTGTTGATAGCCGGACTGGGCGGCCTTGGCAGCCCGGCGGCGTATTATCTGGCGGCGGCGGGCGTGGGCACGCTGGGCCTGCTGGATTTTGATGTGGTGGATGTCAGCAATCTGCAGCGCCAGATCTTGCACACGACCGATCGAATCGGCGCGAGCAAAGTGGACTCCGCCGCGGCGGCTCTTTCGGCGTTGAACCCGGACCTCCGAATCGAACGGATTTATGAACGACTGACGGCGGAAAACGCACAGGACATCCTGCGTCCGTACGACGTGGTCATCGAGGCAAGCGACAATTTCGCCGCGAAATTCATCGTGAACGACGCATGCGTCGCGCTGCGGAAACCTTTCACCACGGCGGGGGTGTCGGAATGGGGCGGGCAAATGATGTTTGTGTGCCCCGGCCTGACGGCCTGCCTCCGGTGCGCAGTGCCCGAGGAGCCGCCCGCGCCCCCGGCGCCGTTTGGCATATTGGGCGCGGTCCCCGGCATTTTCGGCGGCATCGAGGCGCTGGAAGCGCTTCGGTATCTTGCCGGACAATGGGCGCCGCGTTCGGACGGCGCCGCCCTCCTGCACACGCTGGATGGTACGGTCATGCGGTTTCGGACCCTGCCGCTGCCCCCCCGGGACGAGTGTCCATGCAGGGACGCGGCGAACAAGACATGA
- a CDS encoding thiazole synthase: protein MNDPLIIAGRAFSSRLMIGTGKFASAEALEGALEASGAEIVTVALRRVDLSNPDEGSILPVVARSKRLILPNTSGARNADEAVRLARLARASGLEPWVKLELTPEPRYLLPDPIETLRAAEILVREGFVVLPYIQADPILAKRLEEIGAATVMPLGAPIGSNRGLRTRDLIRIIIEQAGVPVVVDAGLGAPSHAAEAMEMGADAVLVNTALSDAADPAAMAKAFAMATEAGRLAYRSGLGPVRDAAAASSPLTGFLRKT from the coding sequence ATGAATGATCCCCTGATAATCGCGGGGCGCGCGTTTTCCTCGCGATTGATGATCGGCACGGGCAAGTTTGCTTCCGCGGAGGCGCTGGAAGGCGCGCTCGAGGCATCGGGCGCGGAAATAGTGACGGTCGCGTTGCGCCGCGTGGACCTGTCGAATCCCGACGAGGGCAGCATCCTGCCGGTGGTCGCCCGGTCGAAACGCCTGATTCTACCGAACACATCGGGCGCGCGAAACGCCGACGAAGCCGTGCGGCTGGCCCGTCTGGCGCGCGCTTCGGGACTGGAGCCGTGGGTGAAACTGGAGTTGACGCCGGAGCCTCGTTACCTGTTGCCCGACCCGATCGAAACCCTTCGCGCGGCGGAGATCTTGGTGCGGGAGGGATTCGTGGTGCTGCCCTATATCCAAGCGGACCCGATTCTGGCCAAGCGGCTTGAGGAAATCGGCGCCGCGACGGTGATGCCGCTGGGCGCCCCCATCGGCAGCAACCGGGGACTTCGCACACGGGATCTGATTCGCATCATTATCGAGCAGGCCGGCGTGCCGGTCGTGGTGGACGCCGGTCTGGGCGCTCCTTCGCACGCGGCGGAAGCGATGGAAATGGGCGCGGATGCGGTGCTGGTCAATACGGCGTTGTCCGACGCCGCCGACCCGGCCGCCATGGCGAAAGCATTTGCCATGGCCACCGAAGCCGGGCGGCTGGCGTATCGCTCCGGACTGGGACCCGTCCGCGATGCCGCCGCCGCGTCGTCGCCATTGACGGGATTTTTACGAAAAACGTAA
- the thiH gene encoding 2-iminoacetate synthase ThiH, with translation MDLADELALWPAERVAGLMADMQPHHVEAAIHRENRSLRDLAALLSPCAQAFLEPMAQEAQRITRRQFGRVITLYAPLYLSNACAADCLYCGFAAQSGMRQRRITLDAGAIRAECQALAEHGFRSVLLLTGEAPHVTPLSYIGEAVAIARDFFPSVSIEMFAMDRDAYGALCERGLEGVTLYMETYHRPTYAHVHPAGEKSDYMYRLGALERAGQAGVRRLNLGVLLGLFDCRIEAFWMAIHARHLQKACWRSAVALSFPRLRSTPPRFDIPAPVGDADLVQLILALRLCLPECGFTLSTRESPEFRDALAPLGVTMMSAGSSTRPGGYATCGNETLEQFAVQDSRTPEEVVAAIRAAGYDPVWKDFDRAFFAA, from the coding sequence ATGGATTTGGCCGACGAACTGGCTTTGTGGCCGGCGGAGCGCGTGGCCGGCCTGATGGCCGACATGCAGCCGCACCATGTCGAGGCGGCGATCCATCGGGAGAATCGCAGTTTGCGAGATCTGGCCGCCCTGCTTTCCCCGTGCGCGCAGGCCTTTCTCGAACCCATGGCGCAGGAGGCGCAACGCATTACGCGCCGGCAGTTTGGCCGCGTCATTACGCTCTACGCGCCCCTTTACCTGTCGAACGCATGTGCCGCGGATTGCCTGTATTGCGGTTTTGCGGCGCAATCAGGCATGCGCCAACGCCGGATTACACTCGATGCCGGCGCCATCCGCGCCGAATGCCAAGCGCTGGCCGAACACGGTTTTCGCAGCGTGTTGCTGCTGACCGGCGAGGCCCCGCATGTTACGCCGTTGTCCTATATCGGGGAAGCCGTGGCCATCGCCCGCGACTTTTTCCCGTCCGTTTCAATCGAGATGTTTGCGATGGATCGCGACGCCTACGGCGCGCTTTGCGAACGTGGCCTCGAAGGCGTCACGCTCTATATGGAAACATACCACCGTCCCACCTACGCGCACGTCCATCCCGCAGGGGAAAAAAGCGACTATATGTACCGATTGGGCGCGCTTGAACGTGCGGGGCAGGCCGGGGTCCGCCGCTTGAACCTTGGCGTCCTTCTGGGATTGTTCGATTGCCGGATCGAGGCGTTTTGGATGGCCATTCACGCGCGCCATCTGCAAAAGGCGTGCTGGCGCAGCGCCGTGGCCCTCTCGTTTCCCCGGTTGCGAAGCACCCCGCCCCGGTTCGACATTCCCGCGCCGGTCGGCGACGCCGATTTGGTCCAACTGATCCTGGCGTTGCGGCTGTGCCTGCCCGAGTGCGGGTTCACCCTTTCGACCCGCGAATCACCGGAGTTCCGCGACGCCCTTGCGCCCTTGGGCGTTACCATGATGAGCGCCGGATCGTCTACCCGTCCGGGCGGATACGCCACCTGCGGCAACGAAACACTCGAACAATTTGCCGTTCAGGACTCCCGCACGCCTGAAGAAGTCGTAGCGGCGATTCGCGCCGCCGGATACGATCCGGTTTGGAAAGATTTCGACAGAGCTTTCTTCGCCGCCTGA
- a CDS encoding helix-turn-helix transcriptional regulator: MNAAAFVASGEVRALLERASRAAGTAMSVHDHGEKEDPACIFSHGARVACRYVNALERGHAQCKRNRLKAETNALRRGAVTPFICHMGFACLSAPLLEPEFGMAVTIGPYCPSEGLEALEPDARRGLRAVETHDRVQLPFSLRDIPATSATVFPAILAWMREGLMALRTTLQPAGTPEDTSREDNGAVMERARKPVRQARADPYQAGPIAAALAGGMPGKARELAMAALAESRAPARKRAPAQRARAIALAAAALEASEQAGLACDACWDRFPAFIETVKAAGTDLRLAEAVMELLGALKRETARALPQAPEYAELNRLVIGRLEEGITLDEVAAVLGVHPTAITHRLQRHFGMSFSEYLGRLRVDKAKELLRRTQLSAGDVARRVGIRDVSNFGKLFRKFEGMTPLEYRNQFGSQK, translated from the coding sequence ATGAACGCCGCGGCGTTTGTGGCCTCCGGCGAAGTCCGGGCCTTGCTCGAACGCGCATCGCGCGCCGCGGGCACCGCGATGAGCGTGCACGATCATGGTGAAAAGGAAGATCCCGCGTGCATTTTTTCCCATGGCGCACGCGTCGCGTGCCGTTATGTAAACGCCCTCGAACGCGGCCATGCCCAGTGCAAACGGAATCGGCTGAAAGCGGAAACGAACGCCTTGCGGCGCGGCGCCGTCACGCCATTCATTTGCCACATGGGGTTTGCGTGCCTTTCTGCGCCGCTGCTCGAACCCGAATTCGGCATGGCCGTCACGATAGGCCCGTACTGTCCCTCTGAAGGCCTCGAGGCCCTCGAACCGGACGCTCGGCGCGGTCTGCGCGCCGTCGAAACCCATGATCGGGTCCAGTTGCCTTTTTCGTTGCGGGATATTCCCGCAACCTCGGCGACGGTTTTCCCGGCCATTCTTGCGTGGATGCGGGAAGGGTTGATGGCCTTGCGCACGACGTTGCAGCCGGCCGGCACGCCCGAGGATACTTCGCGGGAAGACAATGGCGCCGTCATGGAGCGGGCGCGCAAGCCGGTCCGTCAAGCCAGGGCCGATCCCTACCAGGCCGGCCCCATCGCCGCGGCCTTGGCCGGCGGCATGCCCGGCAAGGCGCGCGAATTGGCCATGGCGGCGCTGGCGGAAAGCCGGGCTCCGGCCCGCAAGCGCGCGCCTGCGCAACGCGCGCGCGCCATCGCCTTGGCCGCCGCGGCGCTGGAAGCATCCGAACAGGCGGGACTCGCGTGCGATGCGTGCTGGGATCGTTTCCCGGCGTTTATCGAGACCGTAAAAGCCGCCGGTACCGATCTGCGTCTCGCGGAAGCCGTGATGGAGTTGTTGGGCGCGCTCAAGCGCGAGACGGCCCGCGCCTTGCCGCAAGCGCCGGAGTATGCCGAACTGAACCGTCTGGTGATCGGCCGTCTCGAGGAAGGGATTACACTGGATGAAGTGGCCGCGGTTCTCGGCGTCCATCCGACCGCGATCACCCACCGGCTGCAGCGCCATTTCGGCATGTCGTTCAGCGAATATCTCGGACGTTTGCGGGTGGACAAGGCCAAGGAACTGTTGCGCCGCACCCAATTGTCCGCCGGCGACGTGGCCCGGCGCGTGGGTATTCGCGACGTGAGCAATTTCGGCAAATTGTTCCGGAAATTCGAAGGAATGACGCCCCTCGAATATCGGAATCAATTCGGGAGCCAAAAATGA
- a CDS encoding MBL fold metallo-hydrolase, translating into MLRFSLLGSGSGGNALLVATDRAKVLIDCGLTFKQLNLRAQAVGESLDGLRAVFITHEHNDHIKGLGVLTRQLGVPVFMTAGTRAGLPPELGGLASIETFDAGDRFRINGMEIESFSISHDAVDPVSYTIEHAGAKLGMASDLGHVSQLVRARLHGSHGLILESNHCPEMLLRGPYPPALKQRIRGRQGHLSNAEMNSLLSNLLHEGLQIVLLAHVSKENNTPELALGMAAKVLERHGARLAVARQDTPTPLFEIHA; encoded by the coding sequence GTGCTTCGTTTTTCATTGCTGGGCAGCGGCAGCGGCGGCAATGCCTTGCTGGTTGCGACGGATCGGGCCAAAGTGCTGATTGATTGCGGCCTGACGTTCAAACAGTTGAACCTGCGCGCGCAGGCGGTGGGCGAGTCGCTGGACGGCTTGCGGGCCGTGTTTATCACGCACGAGCACAATGATCATATCAAGGGCCTCGGCGTGCTGACGCGCCAATTGGGCGTGCCCGTTTTCATGACGGCCGGCACGCGGGCGGGCCTGCCGCCGGAACTCGGCGGGTTGGCGTCCATCGAGACATTCGATGCGGGCGATCGCTTCCGGATCAACGGGATGGAGATTGAAAGTTTCAGCATCTCACACGACGCCGTAGACCCGGTTAGTTACACGATCGAACATGCGGGCGCAAAACTCGGCATGGCAAGCGATCTCGGCCATGTCTCGCAATTGGTGCGCGCACGACTGCACGGTTCGCACGGCCTGATTCTGGAATCGAACCACTGTCCGGAAATGCTTTTGCGGGGGCCGTATCCGCCCGCCCTGAAACAACGCATACGCGGACGCCAGGGCCATCTCTCGAACGCGGAGATGAACAGCCTGTTGTCGAATTTGCTGCACGAGGGATTGCAAATTGTCCTGCTCGCGCATGTGAGCAAGGAAAACAACACGCCTGAACTGGCGCTGGGCATGGCGGCGAAAGTGCTCGAACGGCATGGCGCCCGGCTGGCGGTGGCGCGGCAGGACACGCCGACGCCGCTGTTCGAGATTCACGCATGA
- a CDS encoding glycosyl hydrolase family 28-related protein, protein MIWWAAMVAGASLLAGGTDRNGNSTWNVMDFGAMPDGTSDNTAAFQKALDAAGAANGGVVTVPTGRFRFDGSLTVPKEVALRGVYSYAPAHAGIRDNSPEKPVYGTVLMPYANAGVPDGPPFILLQSNSVLQGVCIFYPDQKPDAAPPTAYPYAVALRGNNPAIMDCELLNPFNAIDASRNQRALIRNIHGQPLHVGVFIDLIYDIGRLENVHWNPWWSMQKDLFEWQKSNGIAFIFGKTDWHYVLNTFCFGYNVGYKFIDTKAGATNGNFLGIGADDCRTSVVIEQSAPMGILITNGEFVSIDGPDPTMVRVADTNTGTVRFVNCAFWGPANRNAVIGGNGTIGFSDCTFVNWACHNKPFYSIEATGGSILVRGCEFKENKPQISIGPGVKRAVVTDNLLVGEKRIANKAKGRAIIDNNVVLDLSVKAAGEKPARTRKTPRNSF, encoded by the coding sequence ATGATCTGGTGGGCGGCCATGGTCGCGGGCGCAAGCCTGCTCGCGGGAGGCACGGACAGGAACGGCAATTCCACGTGGAACGTAATGGATTTTGGGGCGATGCCGGATGGGACTTCGGACAACACGGCCGCATTCCAGAAGGCATTGGACGCCGCGGGCGCGGCCAACGGCGGCGTGGTCACGGTTCCGACCGGACGTTTCCGTTTCGACGGCTCGCTGACGGTCCCGAAGGAAGTGGCGTTGCGCGGGGTCTATTCCTACGCGCCCGCCCATGCCGGCATCCGCGACAACAGTCCGGAGAAGCCGGTCTATGGGACGGTTCTCATGCCGTACGCCAACGCGGGCGTGCCCGACGGGCCGCCGTTCATCCTCCTCCAGTCGAACAGTGTGCTGCAGGGCGTGTGCATCTTCTACCCGGATCAGAAACCCGACGCGGCGCCGCCGACCGCCTATCCCTACGCCGTGGCCCTGCGGGGAAACAATCCCGCGATCATGGACTGCGAACTGCTGAACCCCTTCAACGCGATCGACGCGAGCCGGAACCAGCGCGCGCTGATCCGCAACATACACGGCCAGCCCCTTCATGTCGGCGTGTTCATTGACCTCATCTACGACATCGGCCGCCTCGAAAACGTACACTGGAACCCGTGGTGGTCCATGCAGAAGGACCTGTTCGAATGGCAGAAATCCAACGGCATCGCATTCATCTTCGGCAAAACCGATTGGCATTATGTGCTCAATACCTTCTGCTTCGGCTACAACGTGGGCTACAAATTCATAGACACCAAGGCCGGCGCAACCAACGGCAATTTCCTCGGCATCGGCGCGGACGACTGCCGCACTTCCGTCGTGATCGAACAAAGCGCGCCCATGGGCATTCTAATCACCAACGGCGAATTCGTCTCGATTGACGGCCCCGACCCGACGATGGTGCGCGTCGCGGACACGAACACCGGAACCGTCCGGTTCGTCAACTGCGCATTTTGGGGTCCCGCCAACCGCAATGCCGTCATCGGCGGCAACGGGACCATCGGATTCAGCGACTGCACCTTCGTGAATTGGGCCTGTCACAACAAGCCTTTTTATTCCATCGAAGCCACAGGGGGATCGATCCTCGTCCGGGGCTGCGAATTCAAGGAGAACAAGCCGCAAATCAGCATCGGACCCGGCGTCAAGCGCGCCGTTGTCACCGACAATCTCCTCGTGGGCGAAAAGCGCATCGCCAACAAGGCCAAAGGCCGCGCGATCATTGACAACAACGTCGTGTTGGATCTGTCCGTGAAAGCCGCGGGGGAAAAACCCGCCCGCACCCGGAAAACCCCGCGAAATTCTTTCTGA
- a CDS encoding MraY family glycosyltransferase, which translates to MHWLTYWPSTYLQVFATAFVLSAACMPIAIFLLRRFNIMDAVAANKIHERPVPRGGGIVIFFAFAVAVMWPGYRSHPFNGVMIGAFLCLVLGGLDDLTGGKIPGFWKLLMLAAVTLILHRYGVRLNLFHSRALDLLFTLVWIVGVTSAFNGTDNMDGLAGGIAIIVSAAYLFIAVQAWLVTRTETSLAWFGMLAAGLIGANLGFLLFNFKPARIFMGDSGSFFLGFMLAALGVMGEWTENRIVSCLVPILILGVPLFDFAYIIVARILKGETRTVVAVINHCAPDHLSHRLTWMGFTQRQTVLVIYLIAVALAASGVLVRNSSNLLDSALGIVQGLAILAIVVILMAIGNRQRETQRTTTEQRKDGK; encoded by the coding sequence ATGCACTGGCTGACTTACTGGCCTTCGACCTATCTTCAAGTATTTGCCACGGCGTTCGTCTTGAGCGCGGCGTGCATGCCAATCGCCATTTTTCTCCTCCGGCGTTTCAACATCATGGACGCGGTCGCCGCCAACAAGATTCACGAGCGGCCCGTTCCACGCGGCGGCGGGATCGTCATTTTCTTTGCGTTCGCGGTGGCGGTGATGTGGCCGGGATACCGTAGCCATCCCTTCAACGGCGTGATGATCGGCGCGTTTCTTTGTCTGGTTTTGGGTGGTTTGGACGATCTCACCGGCGGGAAAATCCCCGGATTCTGGAAACTGCTGATGCTGGCGGCCGTCACGCTCATCCTGCATCGCTACGGGGTCCGCCTGAATCTGTTCCATTCGCGCGCGCTGGATCTGCTCTTCACGCTCGTGTGGATTGTCGGCGTGACCAGCGCGTTCAACGGGACCGACAATATGGACGGACTCGCGGGCGGCATCGCGATCATCGTCTCCGCCGCCTATCTCTTTATCGCCGTGCAGGCATGGCTCGTCACGCGCACCGAAACCAGCCTGGCATGGTTCGGCATGCTGGCGGCGGGGTTGATTGGCGCCAACCTCGGTTTTCTGCTGTTCAACTTCAAGCCGGCCCGGATATTCATGGGCGATTCCGGCAGTTTCTTTCTCGGATTCATGCTGGCCGCGCTGGGCGTCATGGGCGAATGGACCGAAAACCGGATCGTGTCGTGCCTCGTGCCGATCCTGATTCTCGGCGTGCCGCTGTTCGATTTCGCCTACATCATCGTGGCCCGCATTCTGAAAGGCGAGACGCGAACCGTCGTGGCCGTGATCAACCATTGCGCGCCCGATCACCTCTCGCACCGCCTTACCTGGATGGGTTTCACGCAACGCCAGACCGTCCTCGTCATCTACCTGATTGCCGTGGCGCTCGCCGCCTCCGGCGTACTCGTCCGAAACAGCAGCAACCTGCTCGACAGCGCCCTCGGCATCGTGCAGGGCCTTGCGATACTGGCGATCGTTGTGATACTCATGGCCATCGGCAACCGGCAGCGTGAAACGCAACGCACAACAACGGAACAACGAAAGGACGGCAAATGA
- a CDS encoding DegT/DnrJ/EryC1/StrS family aminotransferase produces the protein MIPHSKPFLGIEEQEAAARVLASGHIAEGEETAAFERECAAFCGRRYGIAVSSGTAALHLALGALGVGTGDSVAMPSYVCAALLTAVRLQGAAAILCDVDDHLGIDPSAVPARCAAAIVAHLFGARARIPRHEAVVEDIAQRFDGTTGRAARIAVTSFYATKLMTTGEGGMVLTDDEGIAAHVRDRRSYDNRDDFVARYPYKMTDLQAAIGRVQLRRLPAFLERRRRIAAAYNEAFADLPLRLPDLSDHACFRYVVATPRRAALEAHLKKCGIEAKRPVYRPAHHYLGGVYPNAERAHEEILSLPLYPALIDAEIGHVIESVRRFF, from the coding sequence ATGATTCCGCACAGCAAACCCTTTCTGGGCATTGAAGAACAAGAGGCCGCCGCGCGTGTGTTGGCGTCGGGTCACATCGCGGAGGGGGAGGAAACGGCCGCGTTCGAACGCGAATGCGCCGCGTTCTGCGGACGGCGTTACGGGATTGCCGTCAGCAGCGGCACGGCGGCGTTGCATCTGGCCCTCGGCGCACTGGGGGTGGGCACGGGCGATTCGGTGGCGATGCCTTCGTATGTCTGCGCGGCGTTGTTGACGGCCGTGCGGCTTCAGGGCGCGGCCGCGATCCTCTGCGATGTGGACGACCATCTGGGAATTGATCCGTCCGCCGTGCCCGCCCGATGCGCCGCGGCAATCGTCGCGCACCTGTTCGGCGCGCGCGCGCGGATACCCCGGCACGAAGCCGTCGTTGAAGATATTGCGCAACGGTTTGACGGCACAACCGGACGCGCGGCACGGATTGCCGTGACGTCCTTCTATGCCACGAAACTCATGACCACCGGCGAGGGCGGCATGGTTCTTACCGATGACGAGGGAATCGCGGCCCATGTCCGCGACCGGCGCAGTTACGACAACCGCGATGATTTCGTTGCACGGTATCCCTACAAAATGACCGACCTGCAGGCGGCCATCGGGCGGGTCCAACTGCGTCGCCTTCCGGCGTTTCTCGAACGGCGCCGGCGGATCGCGGCGGCGTACAACGAGGCCTTCGCCGATCTGCCCTTGCGCCTGCCGGACCTGTCGGATCACGCCTGTTTCCGCTATGTGGTCGCGACACCGCGGCGCGCCGCGCTCGAAGCGCACTTGAAAAAATGCGGCATCGAAGCCAAGCGCCCCGTGTATCGCCCCGCCCATCATTATCTTGGCGGCGTGTACCCGAACGCGGAACGCGCCCATGAGGAAATCCTGTCGCTGCCACTCTATCCCGCGCTGATCGATGCCGAAATCGGGCATGTGATAGAATCGGTGCGTCGTTTTTTCTGA